The Thamnophis elegans isolate rThaEle1 chromosome Z, rThaEle1.pri, whole genome shotgun sequence DNA window CTCGGTATCTTTTTATAGAGTTGGTGGGTTTCTAAGCAAAGTTGAAAGCATGAGCCCAAGGCAGCCAAAGCAGCCAGTTCATAAAGGCCAGGGGGAGTAATATGGTAGGATCCGATAAGTAAGGTGGAATTGCTAATAGTATACGTACCCTAGGTGCAGCAGTGTCTGGAATACCTTAGAAATAAGGTGTAAGCTAGTTAAAACTGGAAATAAACCACATTTGCTCCAGGAGGGGAAGGTTGTGATCAGGAtcagagagtgagtgagtgtgtgtgtgtgtgtgagagagagagagagagagcaagagagagggagagggagaaggagaaggagggaggacgAAGTGAGCAAGGCAGAATCTATGTTACCATTGTCCTTGGGAGTGAAGCACATCATCATGCCATCAATTCCTCATTGATTGTGGCCTTGAGTCTGTTCCAGAGGGGTGGAGAGTGTCCTGCTCTTCCACCCTCTTTGCTCATGGCTCAAGTTATCTGCAGGGATTACTGAGTCTATTAGCTGCTTATATTCCTTTACCCCTTTTCACCTCTTGCAGGCACTGGCTGACTTCCAACTACACCCAGTTTGCAGTCCCTTACTTCATCTACGATATCTACGCTATGTTCCTGTGCCATTGGCACAGGTACCACGTCAAAGGGCATGAATCAAGATGTGTTGAGACCCAGACACTGCACACTGCCATCCGTGCCTACTTGCACAAGGAATCACTGATGGTGATTCACCATCTTTTCATGGTGTTGGTTTGCTTCCCTGTGTCTGTGGTGAGTGGGactggaggggtggggggtggggacagGTGACCCATGTGCACAGATGAGGATAGGAAGGGAAAGGATGAGCTATTAATCCATGCAGCAGAAGAACCTGCAAATGAGGATGCTGTGCTTTAGAAGATACTGCCCCACCTGCCCAGGTCTGTCATGCTTATCCCTTTCCCCCCTTCAGCTGTGGCGTCAAGGCAAAGGTGACTTCTTTCTGGGTTGTATGTTGATGGCTGAACTCAGCACCCCTTTCGTCTGCCTTGGGAAGGTTCTCATCCTGGTGAGTATCACCTGCGGCTGAGCTTTTTTTAGGGGAACAGAAAGGTTTGGATTGGTTTTTAGCTTGGTGTGCATTACAGGTAGGTAGCCCTCGACTAATAACCAgaggtcgtcctcaacttacatcacatttgagccccaaattttgtgtggctaagtaagaaatttgttaagtgagctttgccccattttacggcttttcttgctacatttgttaaatgaatcactgcagttgctaacttagtaacatggttgttaagtgaatctggcttcccccttgactctgcttgtcagaaggttgcaaaatgggatcacatgaccccgggacactgcaaccgtcataaatgtgagtcagttgtctagcactcaaatgtaaatcacgtgaccatggggatgctggaaaggtctgaagtgtgaaaaatggtcataagtcacttttttcagtgatgttgtaactttgaatccagagttggtattcagccggttcagaccggttcactcgaaccggtagtggaaatcacgggtgggcctgcccacactctatgctgtcctatttaggtacGTTTTCAAGCCATGCACATGCGTTCAAGCCATGTGCACAAccaaagcgcatgcatggaaaACCAAGGGTATGCATGGATGTGGTGCATGCGAGCGAAGAGGGAGAGCTCACCCGCCCACATTTGCTCACCagatgaactgttgtaggtcgaggactacttaCATTGacttagagaccattcaaagttataaccgtGCTGAGAAaatgacttacaatcattgcatcatccccacagtcacatgatcataattcgggctcttggcaactggcatgtatttacgatagttgcagtgtcctggagttgtGTGATCGCCATtcgcaaccttcccagctggtttccagttacataaagtcagtggggaaaaacggattcccttaatgactgtgtcattcacttaacaaccgcagtgatttttttaacaatcatggaaaaaaaggttgcaaaatgaggtgtgactcacttaacaacccccttgcttagcaacagaaatcctgatcccaattgtggtcataagtcaaaggctacctgtataAGTTTTATATATTGATTGTTTGGTTTGTGGACATTTTAGATGGTGTTTTAATTGATTAGATGCCAAGAGTTGGTAGGGTAATATGGGAGACCATATAtaactactctgtttccctgaaaataagccctcccccgaaaatattgcaacacagcagcatccatgaggtgaccatgctcaccaactcctgcacctcaaaaataataagacctctccgaaaataaggccaagcactttttctggaggtcaaaagaaaataagatcctgtcttattttcggtggAAACGTGGTAAATAAAGACATAATGGAAAGGTGGAAGAGTTAGCCAACCTGACCTGCATTTGCCTTTCaaccctcttttttcccctctctctgcagTACAAGCAGCAGCACACCCTTCTCCACAAGGTGAATGGCATGGCCATGCTAGTCACATTCTTCTTCTGCCGAATCCTGCTCTTTCCATATATGTACTGGGTATATGGGCAGTATGCTGGCTTGCCCTTCTACCGTGTACCCTTCTCCATCCCTGCTGAGTACAACTTGGGATCGGCCATCCTCATGGCTCCCCAGATATACTGGTTTGGCCTCATCTGCCGCGGAGCTTTCCGTGTCTTCCGTGCCCGGGGTACCACCAAGGAACAAGTATTGCGAAATGGGCACAGGATGGATAGCCAGGCACAGGACTAATGGCTCTCTTGCCCCCTCCCTCAGCTGCAAATGGACAAGCCGCCTTTCCCACCATGACTTATTTATTGGGGTGAtgggagggagtggggaagcTGGCTCCTGAGCCAAAAGGGAAAACGGGAGGGTCTGGGAAGGGGATAGTGGTGGTGTCTCAAAGGAAGTCTTTAGAGGGCATGAAACCAAAGTATTCCTTGGTTTGCTATGTGGAAATCCTTTGTGCAAAGGAAACCCTCTAAATTTGCAatgctgttgttgttttgaaaTGTCTATGAGTTGGGTAGGGTTTGAACCAGAGTGTAGTCCTAAACCAAAGGGGAATACTGAAGTTATTATCTATGTCGGGGAGATATTCAGGCCTGTGGGGCACCACATCAAGAACCAACTCAATGTGGACCTGTAGAACAAAACCAGATTTTGTAATGTATCAGGGTTCTGCCAAGCTGACAAACGCATAGTGGTTATTGCTTGCTAGACTATGATTAGATCTCCAATCCTAAGATTTTCTGAGCATGGCTAGCCAAGGAGGGACCCATGTGGCTTGCATGGGGGCGATGCTATTACCTGAAAGCAGGAGTTATATACCGTTGGATAGGAAGATTAAGTCAAGTTCTCTCCAATCCTATTTTCTTTAGACTTGCAGAATCTCTATCACATGTAAACACGATGGAGAAATAATACTGGGTTTGGATTGCCCTCACCCCAGGCAGCAATAGGGGAATCTTATCAGCAGAATTAGTTATATTTGTAGAATAACCAATAAGGAAACACTCTTTATCATTTTTTTGGATGCTAGTAAAATAATATGGTCTTCAGTATTACTGGAATGTCATCTACCCAGGATATTTAATTCATTCATATGTGGATGTGGGTGTGAtctcacacatgcacatacacacgtTTATCCTCTGTAGCAAGATGA harbors:
- the TLCD3B gene encoding ceramide synthase — protein: MFHALVAGTIVFPGLFLLSKNGLKWLPGLRWEEADAVIISARLVSSVQAIMASTVGYIISTSCKHIIDDQHWLTSNYTQFAVPYFIYDIYAMFLCHWHRYHVKGHESRCVETQTLHTAIRAYLHKESLMVIHHLFMVLVCFPVSVLWRQGKGDFFLGCMLMAELSTPFVCLGKVLILYKQQHTLLHKVNGMAMLVTFFFCRILLFPYMYWVYGQYAGLPFYRVPFSIPAEYNLGSAILMAPQIYWFGLICRGAFRVFRARGTTKEQVLRNGHRMDSQAQD